Part of the Archangium lipolyticum genome, CGACGCTCGACATCTGCTGGTTGCCCGTCGTCTGCTGCCCCGTGTCCTCCGCCTGCCCCGAGCCTCCCGTAGCGTCCGTCGCTCCCGGCACGTCCGAGCCCTGGGTGGGCTGCTGTACCGTGCTCCCCGTCCCCGGGTACTGGGCGTCCTGAGCCAGACTCCGCGTGGCGCCGCACACGAGGAACAAGCCAAGCACCGCGATCCCGAAATCCCACCAGGTCGGCTTCCGCATCGACGCCGCGCTCCCTTCTTCTTGTAGAACGTTGGGCGACAGCCACTCTCGGGCAACCGGCGCCAGCACCGGGCGAAGTGGGAAGCACGCGTCCGGCCCCCTGCCCGTTCCCCTGAATGACTACCGCCGTCGCGAGGAGCCGTGAGCAAGGCCACGGCCCCTCATTCCCTCGCTGGACCCGCGGCAGGCCGGTCGGGGCTCACTGCTGAGAGCCCGGTGGCACCGCCATCCGTTGCCCGGGCCCCATCTGTTCCCGGCGCTGTTGTTGCTGTTGCCCCCGCTCTTCCTGCTGCCGCTGCCGTTGCTGCTGGGCAGGCTGCGCGACGATGTAGCGCGCGACCTCCTCCCCGGAGGAGATGAGCTCGAACGAGGTCCGTACCTGCGTCCCCTCGGGAATCTGGCTCACGCGGATGCGGCTCAGCTGGGGACCCCTGAAGGCCTTCGTCTCCTCGTCGATGCGGAGCCGGTAGAGGCTGCCGTCCGAGGTGTCGACGATGTCGATGTGCTTGGACGTGACGTCGCGCACCCGGCCATCGAACACCGCGGTGGCGACGGTGACGGGACCTCGCACCTGAATGTCCGCCGTGTTCGGGGTGCCCGTGCCACCGCCGCCCGTCCCGCGCAGACCGGCCACCTCGCTCTCCAACTGGGCCACGCGCTGGCGCAGGGTGAGCAACTCGCGCTGCATCGCCTCGGGGCTCTGGGGTACGGCGGGCTGCTGCGCCGAAGCCTGTCCCCCGACACCTCCACCCGTGCCGACTCCTCCGCTCCCAGCAGCACCGCCCGCACCGGCGCCTCCGCCTACACCGGCGCCTCCGCCTACACCGGCGCCTCCGCCGCCACCCGAGCCGGTCCCGGTCGTGCCCGTACCGCCGGTCCCCGCCTGTTCACCCGGCTCCGGCCCCACCCGCGTCCCGATATCCACGGGGGGTGTCGCGGACGGAATCTCCGAAGTGGTGCCACGGTAGGTGGGACCCGTCGCTCCTCCAGTCCCCGTCCCGCCCGTTCCCGCCCCACCTGCCCCGGCTCCGCCCGCTCCTGCCCCACCCGTCCCCGTCCCGCCCGTCAGCCCCTGATCTCCGCCCTGTGTGGTCTGCTGCTGGGACACACCACTCTGCCCACCTGTCCCCTGCGCTCCCGCGCCGCCCGTGGCGGGCTGGCCCTGGGTCGTCCCCACCGAGCCGGCCGACTGCTGTCCGGGCGCCCCAGGGGTTCCCAGCCCGGTCGTGTCCTGGCCCCGCTGAATGCTGCCCGCCCCCGAAGGGCTCGCCTGTGTACCCGGCGCCTGGGCTCCGCCAGCCCCCGCGGCTCCTCCTACCCCCGCGGCGCCTCCCGCGCCTCCCGCGCCTCCGCTCTGCTGCGCCAGGGCCACCAGAGGGGCAGTCCCCAAGGCCAGCGCCATCCAGATGGCTCTCCGCATGCCGTCCTCCTCGTCGTCCCCCTCCCCGTGGCGCAAAGGTGGGAATTGTTCGTGGAGGGACACACCCGGCCCGCCGCATGCCCCTGCCCCCCTGGCGGCTCCCCGGGCCAGCGAGGCCCTATTTGACGGACCGGGCCGGGATGAAAGAGAACGGGCGGTGAAACTCCCGGCGGCTTCATGTCACCACGGCGCGTGGCCCACCTCTTCGCGGTGCGAATGACGACCCTGGCCGGCGGCGCATCCTCGGCGCAGGACGCCGAGCGCCGGCTGCTGACGCGCGCGCGGCAGGGAGATCCGGTCGCCTTCCGGTCCCTCTTCGAGCAGCACGCACCGGCCGTCTGGCGCTTCCTGCGCGACCTGTCCCGGGACGATGCCGCCGCGGACGAGGCCACCCAGGAGACCTTCGTACGCGCGCACGGGAAGCTCGGGGCGCTGCGCGACGAGGCGCGGCTGGCCTCGTGGCTGCTGGGCATCGCGCGCCACGTGTACCTCGAGTCCCGCCGGGGCCGGGCGGTGCACCTGGACGCCGCCGCCGAGGAGAACGAGCTGCTCCTGGAGGCGGCGCTGCCCACGCCCTCGCCGGAGGATCTGCTGCTGGACCGTGAGTTGGAGGGGCTGTTGGCGGAGGCGCTCGGGGAGCTGCGCGAGGAGCGTCGAGCGGCGCTGCTGCTGCGCATCGACCATGGCCTGCCGTACGAGGAGATCGCCCAGGTGATGGGCTGGTCCATCCCCAAGGTGAAGAACGAGATCCACCGGGCGCGGTTGCAGCTGCGCGAGCGGCTCTCCGCCCACGTGGGAACCGGAGGTCGTCCATGAGCC contains:
- a CDS encoding RNA polymerase sigma factor, whose amino-acid sequence is MSPRRVAHLFAVRMTTLAGGASSAQDAERRLLTRARQGDPVAFRSLFEQHAPAVWRFLRDLSRDDAAADEATQETFVRAHGKLGALRDEARLASWLLGIARHVYLESRRGRAVHLDAAAEENELLLEAALPTPSPEDLLLDRELEGLLAEALGELREERRAALLLRIDHGLPYEEIAQVMGWSIPKVKNEIHRARLQLRERLSAHVGTGGRP